One Purpureocillium takamizusanense chromosome 1, complete sequence genomic window carries:
- the RIC1_1 gene encoding WD40 repeat protein (COG:D~COG:K~COG:T~EggNog:ENOG503NWUQ) has translation MYWPIGTPRVYATSSSRTPGLNLFVSNDGLPPSPFDSDSSSPPAPKAPSRSTAAHDDIEIQPPPTPITPATPAVQSVEHDDNPLNNALAGSAVSGADMVPLKDPVLALRVARAGHLFAVITATSITVWQTKPTVVLAVVVRSDSSLALYGRNVDLLLRPDSAILVVRTDQGYLITYSIATDGESCVYKPHFPNHHHVQRRKQSLIGGQVGLRPEQFLWGPGEGSGVRDVSVRFRMVIKVDAGIESALALDDELVVATRKPAAVQCIRWTPDSTGSQTRTEIMSRMGWVEKKVSIIEMTHDRPMNLATWITNDGRAYAVQRQQARSDGDNSDDADSKRLFKGHCFHVPQSPGGHAVKAVINARFSLIAVGCADGTIQVYSVKDYAGNIAHSHAQKMPVSGSATGAFTSLSYSPDGYCLFAGFERGWAVWSMFGKLGSHSFSVDESIANGNGEQWLKGVTGASWIGGGSEMLLVGPPHEAVWGLEMAKSAVTGCYNEANVFRTVLQTPTAVMVYRGYDLPDLTSISAEPFLWHTAKVPPTYLLNQWPIRQTVISPDGRYVAVAGRRGLAHYSVNSGRWKTFVNEEMENEFQVRGGMCWYQHILVAAVESNKAYGIRLYSRETALDSSHVLYTHQIPAPVVLVTTSGDDSLLVYTYENLLYHFIFTPWADSVRLVQVGQIAFHGIVRSPARVRGLSWILPESQLVDGDPSQDVAVASVIFLVDGKLVLLTPSLNDEGQLKYDMRIIAQNVEYHASMRDQPLLNMSRASSGTPLNRRPAALRDSLWVFDGDEVKAWTSMKEVLEAATSAGGKDLPTPVSIPVDFYPLSFLLEKGIILGVESDLVQRRDVTFSFFHFAIRTHLVLPDVLRYYLRQNRTVEATTLAEQYRDLEYFSHGLEILLHRVLDEEAETSPKPEDAVLPRVLSLLSSSGDYLDVVLQCTRKTEVSQWKTLFAYLPPPQELFEESLQRGSLKTAGGYLIILHTLEELESSTEQSVRVLSRAIQEGDWELCKELARFLAAMDETGEVLKEAMDMVNVVLRRDQEQMVSRLEIPQSRTGANGRTRRRGSGDDDTESDVRSASDASSIASTVSPLNSSGML, from the exons ATGTATTGGCCCATCGGCACGCCTCGCGTCTatgccaccagcagcagccgcacgcCCGGCTTGAACCTGTTTGTGTCCAACGATGGACTCCCCCCCAGCCCTTTCGATTCGGACTCGTCTTCGCCTCCGGCACCCAAAGCCCCGTCGCGGTCCACTGCCGCCCACGATGACATCGAGATACAgcccccgccgacgcccatcacacccgccacgcccgccgtccaATCCGTCGAGCACGATGACAATCCCTTGAACAACGCCTTGGCGGGCTCGGCCGTCTCTGGCGCGGACATGGTGCCCCTCAAGGACCCTGTGCTCGCTCTCCGCGTTGCCCGTGCCGGCCACTTGTTTGCTGTCATCACGGCCACCTCCATCACCGTCTGGCAGACAAAG CCcaccgtcgtcctcgccgtcgtcgtccggtCCGACTCCTCTCTCGCGCTGTACGGAAGAAACGTCGACTTGCTGCTCCGCCCCGATTCGGCCATCTTGGTAGTTCGAACCGACCAGGGCTATCTCATCACCTACTCAATAGCAACCGACGGCGAGTCATGCGTGTACAAACCGCATTTTCCGAACCATCACCATGTTCAACGGCGGAAACAGAgcctcatcggcggccaggtGGGATTGCGGCCAGAGCAGTTCTTGTGGGGACCTGGGGAAGGATCAGGCGTGCGCGATGTCAGTGTCCGGTTCCGCATGGTCATCAAGGTCGATGCGGGCATTGAAAGCGCCTTGGCActggacgacgagcttgtggtcgcgacgaggaagccggcTGCAGTTCAGTGCATCCGATGGACGCCCGACAGCACTGGAAGTCAGACCCGCACCGAAATAATGAGCCGGATGGGTTGGGTCGAGAAGAAGGTCTCCATCATCGAGATGACACACGACCGGCCCATGAACTTGGCCACGTGGATCACCAACGACGGTCGGGCTTACGCCGTGCAGCGACAGCAGGCTCGTTCCGATGGTGACAACTCTGACGACGCCGATTCGAAGCGCCTTTTCAAGGGGCATTGCTTTCATGTCCCGCAGAgccccggcggccacgcTGTCAAGGCTGTCATAAACGCGCGGTTCTCTCTGATTGCTGTGGGCTGTGCCGATGGCACCATTCAAGTCTACTCGGTCAAGGATTATGCGGGCAACATTGCGCATTCTCACGCCCAGAAAATGCCCGTCTCAGGCTCTGCGACCGGTGCCTTTACAAGTCTGAGCTACTCTCCGGACGGGTACTGCCTCTTCGCAGGGTTCGAAAGGGGCTGGGCGGTTTGGAGCATGTTCGGCAAACTCGGGAGCCACAGCTTCAGTGTCGATGAGTCCATCGCGAACGGAAACGGCGAACAATGGCTCAAGGGTGTCACGGGCGCGTCGTGGattggcggcggctctgaGATGCTACTCGTCGGCCCGCCTCATGAGGCCGTGTGGGGCCTCGAGATGGCAAAAAGCGCCGTCACCGGTTGCTACAACGAGGCCAATGTATTCAGGACTGTCCTGCAGACCCCGACGGCAGTCATGGTATACCGAGGCTACGACCTGCCTGACCTGACGAGCATCTCCGCGGAGCCGTTCCTGTGGCATACTGCAAAGGTGCCACCGACTTATCTGCTGAATCAGTGGCCGATACGCCAGACCGTCATCTCCCCCGATGGCCGTTAtgttgccgtcgccggccgcagaGGACTTGCCCACTATAGCGTCAATAGCGGGCGCTGGAAGACGTTCGTCAACGAGGAGATGGAAAACGAGTTCCAGGTGAGGGGAGGCATGTGTTGGTATCAGCACATTCTCGTCGCCGCAGTGGAGAGCAACAAGGCGTACGGGATTCGGCTCTACTCGCGCGAGACGGCGCTCGACTCGTCGCACGTGCTGTACACGCACCAGATACCGGCTCCGGTCGTCCTGGTGACTACATCTGGGGACGATTCCCTGCTGGTGTACACGTACGAAAACCTGCTCTACCATTTCATCTTTACACCTTGGGCAGACTCGGTGCGACTGGTTCAGGTTGGACAGATTGCCTTTCATGGCATCGTTCGATCGCCCGCCAGAGTCCGCGGGCTAAGCTGGATATTGCCTGAGAGCCAGCTGGTAGACGGGGATCCGTCTCAGGACGTGGCCGTGGCATCCGTCATCTTCCTCGTTGATGGgaagctggtgctgctgacCCCCTCGCTCAACGACGAAGGCCAGCTGAAGTATGACATGCGTATCATCGCGCAGAACGTAGAGTACCATGCGAGCATGAGAGATCAGCCGCTTTTGAACATGTCACGAGCGTCGAGCGGCACACCACTGAATCGGCGACCGGCGGCTCTGCGAGATTCCCTGTGGGTAttcgatggcgacgaggtcaaggcaTGGACCAGCATGAAGGAAGTGCTCGAAGCTGCGACCAGCGCCGGTGGCAAGGACTTGCCAACGCCGGTGTCTATACCTGTGGACTTTTATCCACTGTCGTTCTTGCTGGAAAAGGGCATCATCTTGGGCGTTGAGTCGGACCTCGTGCAGCGGCGAGATGTGaccttttccttcttccaCTTCGCCATCAGG ACACATCTCGTGCTCCCGGACGTGCTGCGTTACTATCTGCGGCAGAATAGAACGgtcgaggcgacgacgctggctgAACAATATCGAGACCTAGAGTATTTCTCGCATGGGTTGGAGATATTGCTCCACCGCGTTCTGGATGAGGAAGCAGAGACATCGCCCAAACCCGAGGACGCTGTCTTGCCGCGAGTGTTGTCActgctgtcgtcgtctgggGACTACCTGGATGTCGTGCTGCAGTGCACACGCAAGACCGAAGTGTCGCAGTGGAAAACGCTATTCGCCtatctgccgccgccgcaggagCTTTTTGAGGAGTCGCTGCAGCGCGGATCTCTGAAGACGGCTGGCGGCTATCTCATCATTCTACAcaccctcgaggagctggagtCGTCGACTGAACAGTCGGTTCGTGTCCTGTCACGGGCCATCCAAGAGGGGGATTGGGAGCTTTGCAAGGAACTCGCGCGGTtcttggcggccatggacgagaccggcgaggtgctcaaggaggccatGGACATGGTAAACGTGGTGCTGAGGCGAGACCAGGAGCAGATGGTGAGCCGGTTGGAGATTCCGCAGTCGCGAACGGGGGCCAACGGCcgcactcgccgccgcggcagcggggaTGACGACACCGAGTCGGACGTGCGCTCGGCAAGCGATGCATCCAGCATCGCGTCTACGGTCAGTCCATTGAACAGCTCCGGGATGCTGTGA
- a CDS encoding uncharacterized protein (EggNog:ENOG503NWBF~TransMembrane:1 (o12-31i)~COG:Q) → MGLVETLLEHASVRSVSLFLICAYVLWTVVARVNEHRSIRRLGNHGPAMTSYMPWGLDFMAKGIRATIAQKNLELWRDDFFKGTKGWTREARLVGQRIIFTADPEIIKAMLATQFGDFGKGKPFHEEWKEFLGDSIFTTDGSQWHNSRQLIRPQFTRDRVSDLECFESHMETLFKAMANGGPLNGENQVVDMSQTDGRVLDISDLFYRYTLDVATDFLLGTDVKSLSTPRQEFAEAFNEVQRIQNIITRTNRLRYLVPKWTYRACLRVINAFIHKFIERTLRLAPSEFDKTKSDKSYTFLHELARFTRDPKVIRDQVIAVLLAGRDTTAGSLSWALYELSRHPEALAKLRNEILDTVGPDKPPTYEHLKNMSYLKAVLNEILRLYPAVPYNVRLALKDTTLPRGGGPDGSEPLPVLKDTPIAYSTLVMQRRPDLYPPVSDTFADPGVFSPERWAHWHPKPHEYIPFNAGPRICIGQQFALTEMSYVLVRMFQRFSHVESHMQAIDGGSPMLKSDIVLSPGQGVHVAFFQAEKA, encoded by the exons ATGGGTCTCGTTGAAACACTTTTGGAGCATGCCTCCGTCAGATCCGTCTCCCTCTTCCTCATATGCGCATACGTTCTCTGGACCGTTGTCGCCCGCGTCAACGAGCACCGCAGCATCAGGCGTCTGGGGAATCATGGGCCGGCTATGACGTCCTACATGCCCTGGG GGCTCGACTTCATGGCCAAGGGCATCCGCGCCACCATAGCCCAAAAGAATCTAGAGCTCTGgcgcgacgacttcttcaagGGGACCAAAGGATGGACCCGCGAGGCCCGCCTCGTAGGCCAGCGCATCATCTTCACGGCAGACCCCGAGATTATCAAGGCCATGCTTGCTACCCAGTTCGGCGACTttggcaagggcaagccTTTTCACGAGGAGTGGAAGGAGTTCCTCGGTGACAGCATCTTCACTACCGACGGCTCCCAATGGCACAACAGCCGCCAGCTGATCCGCCCGCAGTTCACGAGGGACCGCGTCAGCGACCTCGAGTGCTTCGAGTCCCACATGGAGACGCTcttcaaggccatggccaacggcggcccgcTCAATGGCGAAAACCAGGTCGTCGACATGTCACAGACTGACGGCCGCGTCTTGGATATCTCTGACCTCTTCTACCGCTACACTCTTGATGTTGCCACCGACTTCCTCCTTGGCACTGATGTCAAGTCGTTGAG CACCCCGAGACAAGAGTTTGCCGAAGCCTTCAACGAGGTGCAGCGCATCCAGAACATCATCACGCGCACCAACAGGCTCCGCTACCTCGTCCCCAAGTGGACCTATCGAGCTTGCCTCCGCGTCATCAACGCCTTCATCCACAAGTTCATCGAGCGAACTCTCCGTCTCGCACCCAGCGAGTTCGACAAGACCAAGTCAGACAAGAGCTACACTTTCCTGCACGAGCTGGCCCGCTTCACCCGCGATCCCAAGGTCATTCGCGACCAGgtcatcgccgtcctcctcgccggccgcgacacCACCGCTGGTTCCCTCTCGTGGGCTCTCTACGAACTCTCGCGCCACCCTGAAGCGCTCGCCAAGCTGCGAAACGAGATTCTCGACACGGTCGGGCCGGACAAACCCCCGACGTACGAACACCTCAAGAACATGTCGTACCTCAAGGCCGTCCTCAACGAGATCCTCCGCCTCTACCCAGCGGTGCCGTACaacgtccgcctcgccctcaagGACACGACCCTGccgcgtggcggcggccccgacGGCTCTGAACCCCTGCCCGTCCTCAAGGACACCCCCATCGCCTACTCCACGCTCGTcatgcagcgccgcccggaCCTCTACCCGCCCGTCTCGGACACCTTCGCCGACCCCGGCGTCTTCAGCCCCGAGCGCTGGGCGCACTGGCACCCCAAGCCCCACGAGTACATCCCCTTCAACGCCGGCCCGCGCATCTGCATCGGCCAGCAGTTTGCCCTGACCGAGATGAGCTACGTCCTCGTCCGCATGTTCCAGCGCTTCAGCCACGTGGAGAGCCACATGCAGGCCATTGACGGCGGGTCGCCCATGCTCAAGTCGGACATTGTGCTGTCTCCTGGCCAGGGCGTCCATGTCGCCTTTTTCCAGGCCGAAAAGGCGTAG
- a CDS encoding uncharacterized protein (COG:A~EggNog:ENOG503PFBC), translated as MPVEVAMNTPLADALNSAIQPKLVEVGWGTGGTDDSALAEYIILMLANGKTQDQIATELSGELLGLPADDPGVRDFSKWLFEQIDSLNAQVNGGRAAGGDAMADAPQEGGMSGEMDTDMGTNDASELNAPTGPRSMRNGNMRGGRDKRMLGQMNRAMDRTGDGALHRTRGNDRINTHGRAPPTGPRTGPGRLPRHNNHRAANLQAGLAAGGPQANWMMPGQAPNQMELMAILEEQNKMMFQLSQQLMTGGQGGRGGGFGQRGRGGKSLFDRVSDPHHKNNKFRRNQHHQQQQDANGEGIKTEEGAEGEDVDMSGGKREAPNPEETVCKYNLHCTNKECKFAHQSPAAPPGVSVDVTDTCSFGAACKNRKCVGRHPSPAARLAHQNEQDCKFFPNCQNPRCPFRHPSMPICRNGPDCTTANCKFTHVKTKCKFNPCLNPNCMFVHEEGQQGGFRDKVWTAETGQEHVSERKFVDENAPVERVRPGEEHEMTTDEPAQAAEAGAIA; from the exons ATGCCCGTCGAAGTTGCCATGAACACGCCGCTGGCGGATGCCCTCAACTCGGCAATTCAGCCCAAGCTGGTCGAGGTTGGTTGGggcaccggcggcaccgacgactcTGCTCTCGCCGAATACATTATCCTTATGCTCGCCAACGGGAAGACGCAAGATCAGATTGCGACTGAGCTCTCTGGAGAGCTTCTGGGCTTGCCAGCCGACGACCCCGGCGTCCGCGACTTCTCGAAATGGCTCTTTGAGCAAATAGATTCCTTGAACGCGCAAGTGAACGGCGGAcgtgccgcgggcggcgacgccatggccgacgcaCCCCAGGAAGGCGGGATGTCCGGTGAGATGGACACAGATATGGGCACAAACGACGCTTCTGAGTTGAATGC TCCTACGGGGCCTCGATCGATGCGCAATGGAAACATGCGCGGTGGACGGGACAAGCGGATGCTGGGCCAGATGAACAGGGCCATGGACCGGACCGGCGACGGGGCCCTGCACCGCACTCGGGGCAACGATCGGATCAACACACATGGCCGTGCCCCTCCCACTGGCCCCCGAACGGGCCCAGGGCGGCTTCCGCGACACAACAACCATCGCGCTGCAAACCTTCAGGCGGGcctggccgcgggcggcccgcAGGCGAACTGGATGATGCCGGGCCAAGCCCCGAATCAAATGGAGCTCATGGCGATTCTCGAGGAACAGAATAAGATGATGTTCCAGCTCTCACAGCAGCTCATGACcggaggccaaggcgggcggggcggtGGCTTTGGACAACGCGGGCGGGGCGGCAAGTCGCTCTTCGACAGAGTATCGGACCCGCACCACAAGAACAACAAGTTCCGGAGAAaccagcaccaccaacaacaacaagacgcCAACGGAGAGGGTATCaagacggaggagggagcGGAGGGTGAGGATGTCGACATGTCTGGCGGCAAGCGCGAGGCACCGAACCCGGAGGAGACGGTGTGCAAGTACAACCTGCACTGCACAAACAAGGAGTGCAAGTTCGCACACCAgtcgccagccgcgccgcccggcgtGTCGGTGGACGTTACGGATACGTGCAGCTTCGGGGCGGCTTGCAAGAACCGGAAATGCGTGGGGCGGCatccgtcgccggcggctcgaTTGGCGCACCAGAATGAGCAGGACTGCAAGTTCTTCCCCAACTGCCAGAACCCGCGGTGTCCGTTCCGACATCCGTCGATGCCCATTTGCCGCAACGGACCGGACTGCACGACGGCCAACTGCAAGTTCACGCACGTCAAGACCAAGTGCAAGTTCAATCCCTGCTTGAACCCCAACTGCATGTTCGTGCATGAGGAGGGCCAGCAAGGCGGGTTCCGAGACAAGGTGTGGACAGCCGAGACGGGCCAGGAGCACGTCAGCGAGCGCAAGTTTGTGGACGAGAATGCGCCCGTCGAGCGTGTCAGGCCCGGCGAAGAGCACGAgatgacgacggacgagccGGCACAGGCAGCCGAAGCAGGCGCCATCGCGTAA
- the RIC1_1 gene encoding WD40 repeat protein, variant 2 (COG:D~COG:K~COG:T~EggNog:ENOG503NWUQ), which translates to MVIKVDAGIESALALDDELVVATRKPAAVQCIRWTPDSTGSQTRTEIMSRMGWVEKKVSIIEMTHDRPMNLATWITNDGRAYAVQRQQARSDGDNSDDADSKRLFKGHCFHVPQSPGGHAVKAVINARFSLIAVGCADGTIQVYSVKDYAGNIAHSHAQKMPVSGSATGAFTSLSYSPDGYCLFAGFERGWAVWSMFGKLGSHSFSVDESIANGNGEQWLKGVTGASWIGGGSEMLLVGPPHEAVWGLEMAKSAVTGCYNEANVFRTVLQTPTAVMVYRGYDLPDLTSISAEPFLWHTAKVPPTYLLNQWPIRQTVISPDGRYVAVAGRRGLAHYSVNSGRWKTFVNEEMENEFQVRGGMCWYQHILVAAVESNKAYGIRLYSRETALDSSHVLYTHQIPAPVVLVTTSGDDSLLVYTYENLLYHFIFTPWADSVRLVQVGQIAFHGIVRSPARVRGLSWILPESQLVDGDPSQDVAVASVIFLVDGKLVLLTPSLNDEGQLKYDMRIIAQNVEYHASMRDQPLLNMSRASSGTPLNRRPAALRDSLWVFDGDEVKAWTSMKEVLEAATSAGGKDLPTPVSIPVDFYPLSFLLEKGIILGVESDLVQRRDVTFSFFHFAIRTHLVLPDVLRYYLRQNRTVEATTLAEQYRDLEYFSHGLEILLHRVLDEEAETSPKPEDAVLPRVLSLLSSSGDYLDVVLQCTRKTEVSQWKTLFAYLPPPQELFEESLQRGSLKTAGGYLIILHTLEELESSTEQSVRVLSRAIQEGDWELCKELARFLAAMDETGEVLKEAMDMVNVVLRRDQEQMVSRLEIPQSRTGANGRTRRRGSGDDDTESDVRSASDASSIASTVSPLNSSGML; encoded by the exons ATGGTCATCAAGGTCGATGCGGGCATTGAAAGCGCCTTGGCActggacgacgagcttgtggtcgcgacgaggaagccggcTGCAGTTCAGTGCATCCGATGGACGCCCGACAGCACTGGAAGTCAGACCCGCACCGAAATAATGAGCCGGATGGGTTGGGTCGAGAAGAAGGTCTCCATCATCGAGATGACACACGACCGGCCCATGAACTTGGCCACGTGGATCACCAACGACGGTCGGGCTTACGCCGTGCAGCGACAGCAGGCTCGTTCCGATGGTGACAACTCTGACGACGCCGATTCGAAGCGCCTTTTCAAGGGGCATTGCTTTCATGTCCCGCAGAgccccggcggccacgcTGTCAAGGCTGTCATAAACGCGCGGTTCTCTCTGATTGCTGTGGGCTGTGCCGATGGCACCATTCAAGTCTACTCGGTCAAGGATTATGCGGGCAACATTGCGCATTCTCACGCCCAGAAAATGCCCGTCTCAGGCTCTGCGACCGGTGCCTTTACAAGTCTGAGCTACTCTCCGGACGGGTACTGCCTCTTCGCAGGGTTCGAAAGGGGCTGGGCGGTTTGGAGCATGTTCGGCAAACTCGGGAGCCACAGCTTCAGTGTCGATGAGTCCATCGCGAACGGAAACGGCGAACAATGGCTCAAGGGTGTCACGGGCGCGTCGTGGattggcggcggctctgaGATGCTACTCGTCGGCCCGCCTCATGAGGCCGTGTGGGGCCTCGAGATGGCAAAAAGCGCCGTCACCGGTTGCTACAACGAGGCCAATGTATTCAGGACTGTCCTGCAGACCCCGACGGCAGTCATGGTATACCGAGGCTACGACCTGCCTGACCTGACGAGCATCTCCGCGGAGCCGTTCCTGTGGCATACTGCAAAGGTGCCACCGACTTATCTGCTGAATCAGTGGCCGATACGCCAGACCGTCATCTCCCCCGATGGCCGTTAtgttgccgtcgccggccgcagaGGACTTGCCCACTATAGCGTCAATAGCGGGCGCTGGAAGACGTTCGTCAACGAGGAGATGGAAAACGAGTTCCAGGTGAGGGGAGGCATGTGTTGGTATCAGCACATTCTCGTCGCCGCAGTGGAGAGCAACAAGGCGTACGGGATTCGGCTCTACTCGCGCGAGACGGCGCTCGACTCGTCGCACGTGCTGTACACGCACCAGATACCGGCTCCGGTCGTCCTGGTGACTACATCTGGGGACGATTCCCTGCTGGTGTACACGTACGAAAACCTGCTCTACCATTTCATCTTTACACCTTGGGCAGACTCGGTGCGACTGGTTCAGGTTGGACAGATTGCCTTTCATGGCATCGTTCGATCGCCCGCCAGAGTCCGCGGGCTAAGCTGGATATTGCCTGAGAGCCAGCTGGTAGACGGGGATCCGTCTCAGGACGTGGCCGTGGCATCCGTCATCTTCCTCGTTGATGGgaagctggtgctgctgacCCCCTCGCTCAACGACGAAGGCCAGCTGAAGTATGACATGCGTATCATCGCGCAGAACGTAGAGTACCATGCGAGCATGAGAGATCAGCCGCTTTTGAACATGTCACGAGCGTCGAGCGGCACACCACTGAATCGGCGACCGGCGGCTCTGCGAGATTCCCTGTGGGTAttcgatggcgacgaggtcaaggcaTGGACCAGCATGAAGGAAGTGCTCGAAGCTGCGACCAGCGCCGGTGGCAAGGACTTGCCAACGCCGGTGTCTATACCTGTGGACTTTTATCCACTGTCGTTCTTGCTGGAAAAGGGCATCATCTTGGGCGTTGAGTCGGACCTCGTGCAGCGGCGAGATGTGaccttttccttcttccaCTTCGCCATCAGG ACACATCTCGTGCTCCCGGACGTGCTGCGTTACTATCTGCGGCAGAATAGAACGgtcgaggcgacgacgctggctgAACAATATCGAGACCTAGAGTATTTCTCGCATGGGTTGGAGATATTGCTCCACCGCGTTCTGGATGAGGAAGCAGAGACATCGCCCAAACCCGAGGACGCTGTCTTGCCGCGAGTGTTGTCActgctgtcgtcgtctgggGACTACCTGGATGTCGTGCTGCAGTGCACACGCAAGACCGAAGTGTCGCAGTGGAAAACGCTATTCGCCtatctgccgccgccgcaggagCTTTTTGAGGAGTCGCTGCAGCGCGGATCTCTGAAGACGGCTGGCGGCTATCTCATCATTCTACAcaccctcgaggagctggagtCGTCGACTGAACAGTCGGTTCGTGTCCTGTCACGGGCCATCCAAGAGGGGGATTGGGAGCTTTGCAAGGAACTCGCGCGGTtcttggcggccatggacgagaccggcgaggtgctcaaggaggccatGGACATGGTAAACGTGGTGCTGAGGCGAGACCAGGAGCAGATGGTGAGCCGGTTGGAGATTCCGCAGTCGCGAACGGGGGCCAACGGCcgcactcgccgccgcggcagcggggaTGACGACACCGAGTCGGACGTGCGCTCGGCAAGCGATGCATCCAGCATCGCGTCTACGGTCAGTCCATTGAACAGCTCCGGGATGCTGTGA
- the ARO8_1 gene encoding Aromatic/aminoadipate aminotransferase 1 (EggNog:ENOG503NU3Z~COG:E), which produces MLPATQAVCLRHGARRAAAQTAAFYHTRRIHNKSQGLFNAEAAPVARDARLEKGQRTSAIDDILARRAKAGKLVAGIAAASDSDMFKGSQEGKPKAKRWDSHLSHESIERKPCTLKQAAKHLKKPGLISLGGGLPSSQLFPFAELSMKVPTAPNFSEKETLEHGKTVTIGKYDVRDRDGVYDLSIALNYGQSTGSAQMIRFLTEHTEIVCKPPYADWRVCQTIGSTGALEQALRMFCDKDRGDSVLTEEFSFSTALETIVPLGVKVFGAAVDEQGLVPEAMDDLLSKWDAKARGAKKPHVLYTVPSGQNPTGATQGAERRQAIYRVCQKHDIFIIEDEPYYFLQMQPYRGRDQPDVPPPKNVEEFVASLIPSLVSIDIDGRVMRMDSLSKVLVPGSRMGWVVASEQIIERYQRHAEVASQGPAGFSQVIVYKLLDETWGHEGYLRWLMNLRLEYTKKRNALLAACEDNLPRDIVSWVPPAAGMFMWLKVDYSQHPQASTRSVEEIEEEIFNSCIDSGVLVARGSWFLAEKDKPLPGLYFRTTYAMATPDAMNEAIKRFGKAVRDSFGKQ; this is translated from the exons ATGCTGCCGGCCACGCAGGCGGTATGTCTCCGGCatggcgctcgtcgcgccgccgcgcagacAGCAGCCTTTTACCACACCCGTCGCATCCACAACAAGTCTCAGGGCCTCTTTaacgccgaggcggccccGGTGGCTCGCGATGCACGCCTGGAGAAAGGTCAACGCACCTCGGCCATAGACGACATCCTTGCCCGAAGAGCCAAGGCTGGCAAACTGGTGGCCGGGATTGCTGCCGCGTCAGACAGCGACATGTTTAAAGGCTCG CAAGAGGGcaagcccaaggccaagcgcTGGGACT CCCATTTGAGCCATGAGAGCATCGAGAGGAAACCCTGCACCCTCaagcaggccgccaagcACCTCAAAAAGCCTGGCCTCATCTCCCTTGGAGGTGGCCTCCCTTCCAGCCAGCTCTTTCCCTTCGCTGAGCTCAGCATGAAAGTGCCGACTGCCCCAAACTTCTCGGAAAAAGAAACCCTGGAGCATGGCAAGACGGTCACCATCGGCAAATACGACGTTCGggaccgcgacggcgtctACGATCTCTCCATTGCTCTCAACTATGGCCAGTCCACCGGATCTGCTCAGATGATTCGCTTTCTCACAGAACATACTGAAATAGTCTGCAAACCCCCCTATGCGGACTGGCGGGTGTGCCAGACCATCGGCAGCACCGGTGCCTTGGAGCAGGCCTTGCGCATGTTTTGCGACAAGGACCGCGGCGACTCCGTCCTCACCGAGGAGTTCAGCTTCTCTACGGCACTGGAAACGATTGTGCCGCTCGGCGTCAAGGTGTTTGGTGCTGCCGTCGATGAACAGGGCCTGGTCCCGGAAGCTATGGATGACCTTCTGAGCAAGTGGGACGCAAAGGCCCGCGGTGCGAAGAAGCCTCATGTGCTTTATACTGTGCCGTCCGGTCAGAACCCCACGGGTGCCACACAGGGCGCAGAGAGGAGACAGGCCATATATCGCGTTTGCCAAAAACACGACATCTTCATCATTGAGGACGAGCCTTACTACTTTCTCCAAATGCAACCCTACAGAGGACGTGATCAGCCGGATGTGCCGCCACCCAAGAACGTCGAAGAATTTGTCGCTTCGCTGATTCCTTCTCTGGTCAGCATCGACATTGATGGCCGCGTCATGCGCATGGACTCGTTGTCCAAGGTCTTGGTTCCTGGCTCTCGCATGGGCTGGGTGGTCGCATCCGAGCAGATCATCGAGCGGTACCAGCGTCACGCCGAGGTTGCCAGCCAGGGCCCCGCCGGCTTCTCCCAGGTTATCGTGTacaagctgctcgacgagacGTGGGGACACGAGGGCTACCTGCGGTGGCTGATGAACCTGCGTCTCGAGTACACGAAGAAGCGCAATGCcctcttggccgcctgcgAAGATAACCTCCCACGCGATATTGTCAGCTGGGTTCCGCCTGCCGCGGGCATGTTT ATGTGGCTCAAAGTCGACTATTCGCAGCACCCCCAGGCCAGCACACGATCCGTGGAGGAGATTGAGGAGGAGATTTTTAACTCCTGCATCGACAGCGGTGTGCTAGTCGCGAGGGGCTCATGGTTCCTGGCCGAGAAGGACAAGCCTCTGCCGGGGCTCTATTTCCGCACAACATATGCCATGGCGACACCCGACGCCATGAACGAGGCAATCAAGAGATTTGGCAAGGCCGTGCGGGACAGTTTTGGGAAGCAATGA